In the Hylaeus volcanicus isolate JK05 chromosome 1, UHH_iyHylVolc1.0_haploid, whole genome shotgun sequence genome, one interval contains:
- the LOC128876521 gene encoding uncharacterized protein LOC128876521: MSVAGTRRLCRVGLAAVLVTALCVLTLLDSPPQLPDPPADPPPTPGGEPPGTRSIVAYSWARRLALDYRPSKECDGNGTYGTTLNTFKLADAKWLETIPGQLFLYSAHLDLRVASYPSLRVIGVKRGPLPTSGLFCTVWYEEEARGRSVSVEALVSTIWLNEWGETVDSYAGVLVGCQLPQDVANEPSRVYVGPDPCHENASHSLAISQEARNEADDRRRQFTLCIKGLDFDEDISSKLVAFVELHRILGAELFYFYVFNVHENVLRVLRLYERSNVIRWFNLTLPGDLPNEKNARRRLLGEDIWIKRRMELIPYNHCFYENLHRSEFVLPIDIDEAIVPARRRNWHELLLDERIRLGRSFKDFASYAVRNAYFFPELQTKNRTEGSSLDADFLGDLDYLNTVRATSISPEGDSVKSFVSTRRALTVHNHYALTTLNPSTRRAHHFDPEDVLKHHHRACDARHLDCEFLMENVRVDESALRYADELRARMRVVLTDLKAFA, from the exons ATGTCGGTCGCCGGGACCAGGAGGCTATGCAGAGTGGGCCTGGCCGCCGTGCTGGTCACCGCGTTGTGCGTGTTGACTCTGCTAGATTCGCCGCCGCAACTCCCGGATCCACCAGCGGATCCACCTCCCACGCCAG GTGGTGAACCTCCAGGCACAAGAAGCATCGTGGCTTACTCGTGGGCGCGGAGATTGGCACTCGATTACAGACCCTCCAAGGAGTGCGACGGTAATGGAACGTACGGAACGACCTTAAATACGTTCAAGTTAGCCGACGCGAAGTGGCTCGAGACAATCCCCGGACAGCTCTTCCTGTACAGCGCCCACTTGGACCTCCGAGTGGCCAGTTATCCGAGCCTGAGGGTGATTGGCGTTAAACGCGGACCTCTGCCGACCTCTGGTCTTTTCTGCACCGTTTG GTACGAGGAGGAAGCCAGAGGCAGGTCCGTCAGCGTGGAGGCTCTGGTATCGACGATATGGTTGAACGAGTGGGGCGAGACGGTGGACAGTTACGCGGGCGTGCTCGTGGGCTGTCAATTACCCCAGGACGTCGCGAACGAGCCGTCGAGAGTGTACGTGGGCCCGGACCCCTGCCACGAGAATGCTAGTCATAGTTTAGCGATAAGCCAAGAAGCGAGAAACGAGGCGGATGATCGACGCAGACAGTTCACTCTTTGCATCAAGGGCTTGGACTTCGACGAGGACATCTCCTCGAAGCTGGTGGCGTTCGTCGAGCTCCATCGCATCCTTGGCGCGGAGCTCTTCTACTTTTACGTATTCAACGTGCACGAGAACGTGCTGCGTGTGCTCCGACTGTACGAGCGATCGAACGTGATCAGATGGTTCAATCTGACGCTGCCAGGCGATCTACCGAACGAGAAGAACGCCAGGAGGCGTCTGCTCGGCGAGGACATCTGGATCAAGAGACGGATGGAGCTGATACCCTACAATCACTGCTTCTACGAGAATCTTCATCGCTCGGAGTTCGTGTTGCCGATCGATATCGACGAGGCGATCGTGCCGGCCAGGAGACGTAACTGGCACGAGCTGTTGCTGGACGAGAGGATCAGGCTGGGCAGGAGCTTCAAGGATTTCGCCTCGTACGCGGTCAGGAACGCTTACTTCTTCCCCGAGCTGCAGACCAAGAATCGAACCGAGGGTTCGTCGTTGGACGCGGACTTCCTGGGTGACCTCGATTACCTGAACACTGTCAGGGCCACCTCCATCTCACCTGAAGGCGACTCGGTCAAGAGCTTCGTCTCTACGAGACGTGCGTTGACCGTGCACAACCATTATGCGCTGACGACGCTGAACCCCTCTACGAGACGCGCCCATCACTTCGATCCCGAAGACGTGCTGAAGCACCACCACAGGGCTTGCGACGCGAGACATCTAGACTGCGAATTCCTCATGGAGAACGTTAGAGTCGACGAGTCCGCGCTCAGGTACGCGGACGAGCTCAGAGCGAGGATGAGGGTCGTCCTCACCGATCTCAAGGCCTTTGCGTAG